Genomic segment of Bradysia coprophila strain Holo2 chromosome X unlocalized genomic scaffold, BU_Bcop_v1 contig_117, whole genome shotgun sequence:
TCGTTTAAGGCAAACGTTCTGGCAAGCTGGGACTCGGTGTTAATAATGAAGTTGTTAAGATCGATTCACACAGTTTTTTAATCTGATTTGAATATATAAGTCACTTGATGTGTTCAGAGGTCTTCtgagaaaagtttatttttttgatcgaaagatttcatttatttccattaCCCTTTGCGTGTAGTGTTTTTTGTGGCTTTTATTTAAGTCGTTTAAACTTATACATCAACTAACGACAAGATTAACGCAAAATATTCACTAATAACGAGTTCTGTCCTCTCATATGTTATGCtttagatatttttttcgtttttataatATTGTCTATCACAGTACATTAATatccatttattttcattgtaatatcTATATTGTCATTGACCTCCAGctgaacataataaattacAACAACCGTTTGGAGCTTAAACTAAGACCTCTGCCTTCATTAACAAAAAAGAACTTATTGCCGACATTTCATCGATTAACTTGACTTCGCcttacaattaaatttaatccaaGAAAAACGTATATAAAAACTGCATTCGTTGTGTTCAAGTACCAGTAGGCCGTGTTTCCGCTTAACTATCgcttcgatttatttttcaatgtaaatCTCTTCCAAAAACTTTGCTTCTCAACTGGCTGAGGTGGTGAATCATAGTCATATCCTCTACTTTGAGCACTATTGCTCGAATAATCGTAGGCGTTATTTTTCTGATCGCCCCTCAGCATAACGAGAAAGTTATCCGATTTTTTTGCTGGATTTTCACCGAATCTCAACGCTTCCATATTCAGTTCTGCCTTCAAATGTTCCGAATTCTTATTCTCCACTTTAAATTCGTTCGGATCGTCCACGAATGCTTGTTGCAGATCAcgcataattttctttctaattgTCTTTTTCATGCTCAGATGCCGTTCCAGCGTTTTTATGTCGCCGGTCAGCGTTTTGCTATTGTCGCGCTTTTTTCGCGACTGTTTTTTCGCTTCCTGCTGTTGATGACCGTACGGATCGATGACATTGTTGggattgtttaaattttgattatgCGATGACGTGTAGCTGCTTAGGCCGAATATGTCACGAAGGTGTGGAATGGATCGTTCTGAAGTCATTGTATTGTATTGATCGATATGTAAAGGACAGAAGTCTCAATTTGCTCGTTGATTGTCCCAAATGTTACCGAATACCTGAAAGAATaagaacgaaaagaaaatgattagTCGATGGTATGTGTCTGTGATTTCTATGCAGATCACATGGGATTCAGTTCACCCATGTTCATTATAATATTGGCAATTATCCTTGGTCTataaaataattgcaaaatgAATACCTAAAAAACATTAGccaagtaaaaatattttttaatcaaattaaagttttaattatattcaattttcGGATCTAAAACCGTTCCATGTCAAAATTATGCTAATTTGTGCAGCAATTGTTAATAATGATCTTTAATTGCCTGAGAGcaataattatgaaaattcaagGTATTCTCATATTTATATAGTTGCCTGCTTCGTAACAAAAATATATCTTGCTACAACGTGGGATTGCACAGAAGTCGTTCGTTCAAATCAATGTGACTTTACTTATTATGTATGTCGGTTGACGAACTATGAGATACCATGTCTTTGTTTGCTTGAAAGCCTTAAAATCGGCTTAAGACCAATGGactttttttgcaaatttatagcATACATTGAGGCGGAAgtatattcgttttttgatgatttttctgaaccaaaatcttttttttattacttttaaaggaaaaattggtttgtgggtgatagCCTATCGCATTTGGAGCATCCTTTGCAAATTGTGTAAGGgttagcatgtaaaaagtgCCCCCAAAGGAACTAAAGCATATGATACATCATTCGAAAGGTCTTGGCCTAGAACCACTTTTAGTGTAGTATCAAACTCCATAATGGAGTTATAGTGGAGTTATTgacgaaaatgtgaattttgtttttcatttatttctctctAGTGTGTTGACgtaaaaatctgtaaaaattctcaaaaaatgtctgtagACGCATTTTCCACAGGTAAAAATACACCCCTAACATgaccgaaaaagaaaatttcataaaactgCAGATTATTATCAGATATGATCGGCAACTTGACTGGACTTAACAAAACGGGGTTTTTGGTAGAATATCAGCCCTTAAAAGCACGCTAGGAATGAGTTTTTGGGTATGAGGGTGAATTTTGTCCATAATCTATATCTCCCGTTGGCTGTAacttaaaattctgaaaaaattctcaaaaaatgtctgtatggAGAGTAACATCTGTGATTATTTGCAGAATTTTTGGACACCTCCTTTGGGGTTAAAAAATTCactcaaaaattgtttcgaaaaattgaatatgttccaccattttgaaaaatctgaaaaaattatgcaaaatacatGTCTATAAGACCAATCAATGGTCAAAATACCGAGTTAGTTCCGTACCTCCAacgtacgaaaaaaaatcacagaaTTTTTCTCTGAATTTTTTCACCCTTAAATAAGGGTCcaaaaaatctgataaaaatCTCAGATGTTACCCTTcatacagacattttttgagaatttttacagatttttacGTCAACACACAagagagaaataaatgaaaaacaaaattcacattttcgtcAATAACTCCACTATAATTCCATTATGGAGTTTGATACTACACTAGGCCAAGACCTTTCGAATGATGTATCATATGCTTTAGTTCCTTTGGGGGcactttttacatgctaacCCTGCTATGACCtttatgtaatctgcacaggtttcttcaagttaaattttaaactaCAAACCACGTTGTCCTTTAAAAGTaccacatttttgcatgcttcaatagttttactttttcaaagaAGGAATTTGAATCGTTTGTCGTTATTCAACTAGGTCTCACCTTTTGGGTGGTCAAGGTCCTTTGACTGTTGAAGGTACCAAAAGACATTGAAACATTcttttattatatttaaacTACAAAACTCCATTCTTTAAATGTAGAATGGCTCTACAAAGTGTTCAAAACAACTGCAAAAGAAACAATACAATCAAAGGCATAGGTGGAGATAATATCACAGGAAGTGGGCAAACGTACTGTTTcagaattttataaaaaatatctTAGAACCGACTTTAGTGTAAGATCGTAATAAACTATAATAAGTCACCCAGCTAATATTGAAACCATTAAGTAAATGCGCGAGTAAATATTctttgaaaatgaaagtgaTTAGACTACTCATTTGACTTATGCGTATAAACTGTTCACCGTTACATGACAGTGATCTGATTAGATCGTAACTAAACtataataatttcataaaaatacatTACTCGATTACTATCATCACTCATCTTACCTACATATGTAATTGTGATTTTGgttagcatttttttttttgtaattttaaaactGTTTATGGTTAACATGGCATGATGATCATAGTCAAACCATTAAATAAAGATTTAAGCTCTTTTGAAATAAATGGTAATTTCCTTTGAACAGAGTTAGAAACAAATGTTCGTATGGGTTACACTTATGATAATTATTACGAGATTTTGTATACGTCCCGGTGTAGTCATTTCCGACTGTAAGATTTGTGCCATGATTATTGTAGTATTTAAGATGTTTTATTACAAACAGAAGAACTTGCAATGGatgttttgtaattatttacaaaaaaaaacgggtTGAAAAGGTTGCAGATCGCTGCGACGTTAGTCCCGTACAAGCCCGAACACCTTTACTATTTATTCGCCTGCGAAACTCATTGAATGGTCCGAATGATCACGTTTGGTTAGAGCAGTTCGAAGTTT
This window contains:
- the LOC119067097 gene encoding uncharacterized protein LOC119067097 codes for the protein MTSERSIPHLRDIFGLSSYTSSHNQNLNNPNNVIDPYGHQQQEAKKQSRKKRDNSKTLTGDIKTLERHLSMKKTIRKKIMRDLQQAFVDDPNEFKVENKNSEHLKAELNMEALRFGENPAKKSDNFLVMLRGDQKNNAYDYSSNSAQSRGYDYDSPPQPVEKQSFWKRFTLKNKSKR